A stretch of the Takifugu flavidus isolate HTHZ2018 chromosome 1, ASM371156v2, whole genome shotgun sequence genome encodes the following:
- the sema4gb gene encoding semaphorin-4G: MGGQRSAPSCLHLLLSLLLAATMSQLWAFPFTASLDLDVTPRTTVLSKGLLGSSHFFGSSRNYSALLLEEESGLLYVGGRGALYALNTSNISTATGLRIDWDASPEQKKLCLNKGRDNQTECYNHIRFLQRYNESHLYTCGTNAFRPLCAYVDAERFSLLSGIEEGRDRCPYDPAKGYTGLLVDGEMFTATQYEFRSSPDVRRNFPFPTLRTEEAPTRWLLEADFVGSVLLKESFNSSVGDDDKIYFFFTERSQEQIAYPSQTKVSRIARVCKNDWGGQRTLQRKWTSFLKARMVCTVPEYELHLNILRSVFVLQGRDARSSIFYGIFGLEWKNIKASAICQYAFSDVQKVFEGPYMEVQDSKWREYTGKVPEPRPGSCITDLHRSQSINTSRDLPDNVLTFARRHPLMAGQVHPVGLRPLMFKRSVNYVRIAVHKEPALDGNLYTVLFLGTDDGWLHRAVDVQGEMHIIEELQLFDKPQPVEGLVISSALRSIYISAASGLVQLPMSACQRYTSCYDCVFARDPFCGWDGKVCVEVASRAQRSNLTQDVLRGIRGCRENSGNVIHRKRSVMAGDDVLLQCELRSNLASPRWTLNGRELMGYGLNSGYRIGTDGLLIIGARAQQSGSYRCFAVENSVSVLVYLYSVQVHTDPYFPAEPTAATEPTEVPSTTVMATSVPSEQPLPSPPAPLPPQFQTYRHMEAVYISLVAILGGLCLVLTVVLLYVSFCTRRAVQGRKFSQQGLQVLGASDRKRSSHFELKTIASHCNGRQDRRSISVPTFGDLGDGFLQIVPGEGQLSPAKTPPPAPPLPMPPPLPNMDYANGLSATLPSVLRKMNGNSYVLLRQADSEGMSPLYHSFTEELNRILEKRKHTQLSLQPDESSI, translated from the exons ATGGGAGGCCAGAGATCAGCCCCATCCTGtctgcacctgctgctgtctctgctgctcgCCGCCACCATGTCGCAGCTCTGGGCCTTCCCCTTCACCGCCTCCCTGGACCTGGACGTCACTCCCAGGACTACAGTCCTCTCCAAAG GTCTGTTGGGCAGCTCCCATTTCTTTGGCTCGTCCCGGAACTACAGCGCCCTGCTGCTGGAAGAGGAGTCCGGGCTGCTGTACGTGGGCGGCAGAGGAGCTCTGTACGCTCTCAACACCTCCAACATCTCCACAGCCACGGGCCTCAGA ATCGATTGGGATGCTTCCCCTGAACAAAAGAAGCTTTGCCTGAACAAAGGCAGAGACAATCAG ACAGAGTGCTACAACCACATCCGCTTTCTGCAGAGATACAACGAGTCTCACTTATACACCTGTGGAACAAACGCCTTCAGACCGCTCTGCGCTTACGTA GACGCGGAGCGGTTCAGCCTGTTATCAGGCATTGAGGAAGGCAGGGACAGATGCCCGTATGATCCGGCGAAGGGCTACACTGGCCTTCTTGTCG atggagAGATGTTCACTGCCACTCAGTACGAGTTTCGCAGCTCCCCAGACGTGCGCCGAAACTTCCCCTTCCCTACGCTCAGGACAGAGGAGGCCCCCACCCGATGGCTTCTGG AGGCAGATTTTGTGGGCTCagtgctgctgaaggagagctTCAACAGCTCTGTAGGTGACGACGAcaagatttatttctttttcacggAGAGAAGCCAGGAGCAGATCGCCTACCCGAGCCAGACGAAGGTGTCCAGGATCGCCCGCGTCTGCAAG AATGACTGGGGGGGTCAGCGGACCCTGCAGAGGAAGTGGACCTCCTTCCTCAAGGCCAGAATGGTGTGCACCGTCCCAGAATATGAGCTGCACCTCAATATCCTGCGCAGCGTGTTTGTCCTACAGGGTCGAGACGCACGGAGCAGCATTTTCTACGGCATCTTTGGCCTGGAATG GAAGAATATCAAAGCCTCCGCTATCTGCCAGTACGCTTTCTCGGATGTACAGAAAGTTTTCGAGGGGCCCTACATGGAGGTTCAGGACTCGAAGTGGAGGGAGTACACGGGGAAAGTTCCAGAGCCGAGACCCGGATCG TGTATTACAGATTTGCACAGGTCCCAGAGCATCAACACCTCTCGAGACCTCCCTGACAACGTCCTCACTTTCGCCAGAAGGCACCCGCTGATGGCCGGTCAGGTGCACCCCGTCGGGCTGCGCCCGCTCATGTTCAAACGCAGCGTCAACTACGTGAGGATAGCGGTGCACAAGGAGCCGGCGCTGGACGGGAACCTTTACACCGTTCTGTTTTTGGGAACTG ACGATGGCTGGCTGCATCGAGCCGTCGACGTCCAGGGGGAGATGCACATCATCGAGGAGCTGCAGTTGTTTGATAAACCCCAGCCTGTAGAGGGCCTGGTCATTTCCTCTGCTCTG AGGAGCATCTACATCAGCGCCGCCTCTGGACTCGTGCAGTTACCCATGTCGGCCTGCCAGAGGTACACCTCCTGCTACGACTGCGTCTTCGCCAGAGATCCCTTCTGTGGCTGGGACGGGAAGGTGTGCGTGGAAGTAGCCTCACGTGCACAGAG GTCAAATCTAACCCAGGATGTCTTAAGAGGGATCAGGGGCTGCAGAGAAAACTCCGGAAACG TGATACACAGGAAGCGTTCCGTGATGGCGGGCGACGACGTGCTCCTCCAGTGTGAGTTGCGCTCCAACCTCGCGTCCCCTCGCTGGACCCTCAACGGAAGGGAGCTCATGGGATACGGCCTCAATTCGGGCTACCGCATCGGGACAGACGGCCTCCTCATAATCGGAGCTCGTGCGCAGCAGAGCGGCTCCTACCGCTGCTTCGCCGTGGAGAACTCTGTGTCTGTCCTGGTTTATCTTTACTCAGTCCAGGTGCACACAGACCCTTACTTCCCTGCGGAGCCAACAGCCGCCACTGAACCAACCGAAGTCCCCAGCACGACCGTCATGGCCACCAGCGTCCCCTCCGAGCAGCCCCTGCCTTCACCTCCGGCCCCCTTGCCTCCGCAGTTCCAGACGTACAGACACATGGAGGCTGTGTACATCTCCCTGGTGGCGATTCTGGGGGGCCTCTGCTTGGTGTTAACCGTGGTGCTGCTGTATGTGAGCTTCTGCACCAGGCGGGCCGTGCAGGGCAGGAAGTTCTCCCAGCAGGGGCTGCAGGTCTTGGGGGCCTCTGACAGAAAGCGAAGCTCGCACTTTGAACTTAAAACCATCGCTAGCCACTGTAACGGCCGCCAGGATCGCCGTTCCATCTCTGTGCCGACCTTTGGGGACCTGGGTGACGGCTTCCTGCAGATAGTACCGGGAGAGGGCCAGTTGTCTCCCGCCAAGacccctcctccagccccaccGCTCCCCATGCCGCCACCGCTGCCCAACATGGACTACGCCAACGGTCTGTCGGCCACGCTGCCCAGCGTGCTGCGCAAGATGAACGGGAACAGCTACGTGTTGCTGCGGCAGGCCGACTCCGAGGGCATGTCCCCCCTTTATCATTCCTTCACAGAGGAGCTCAACAGGATCCTGgagaagaggaaacacacacagctgagcctGCAGCCTGACGAGAGCTCAATTTAG